The genome window GCGGCGAGTGGTCGTCGACTATCCGCCTGTGCGCGAGCCGGGCGTCCAGTTCGAGTACAGCAACACCAACTACGATCTGCTCGGGCTGATCGTGCAGGTCGTCAGCGGACAGCCTTACGAAGCCTATGTGCAGGCGAACATATTCACGCCGCTCGGCATGACAAGCAGCTACACGTCGCTCGAAGCCGCACAGGCAGGCGGCCTGTCGCAGGGCTATACGCCGGTCTTCGACCAGATGCGCCCCGTGGACTCCGTCTACTCCCGCGGCCATATTGCCTCAGCGGGGCTGATCTCCAGCGCGGAGGACATGACCCGCTACCACATCGCCCTGCTCAACGGCGGGCAGTACGGGGATGCCACGGTGCTGTCGGCGGAGGGCGTCACTGCGCTGCACACGCCCGGTCACATGACCGACCTGTGGAACGGCTACGGGATGGGCTGGTGGCGCTACCCGTTCTGGGCCGGCGTCGAGGACCGCGGAGTCTATACGGTCGAATATCCGTACGTACTGGAGCATACCGGCACGGCCAACAACTACATTTCGTATCAGTATCTTGTGCCTGCACGACAACTGGGCATCGTCGTGCTCGTCAATTCGTACGATCCCACGCACGAGTCGTTGTATTACAACCTCCCGAACGGGATCGCGGAACTTCTCATCGGCTATGCGGAGGCTGCGGCGCTGCCGGCGCGCGAAGACTTCCTGACTCAAAACGGTCTGGTCGTCATGCGCGTCCTGCTGGCGATCTGGGTCGTCATGGCGCTGTTGGCCCTGCGCAAGATCGTGCTGTGGTGGCGCGACTCGTCGGCCAAACCGCGCAGCGCACTCCGCCGGCTGGCGGCCATCGCGATCCCTGCGCTGCTGGATGTCGGCGTGTTGGTGCTGGTGCTCGTCATCCTGCCACCCAGCGCGGACTCCACGATCGACTCGATTCTCGCCTACCTGCCCGAAACGCCGATACTGCTCTACGGCCTGATTGGGCTTGCGGCCGGGTGGGGTGCGATCCGCACGCTGCTGTATGTAGCGCTGCTGGTGCTGAATCGGCAGCCGCAGCCCGTCGCAAATATCGCTTCACGGTGACGCCGAGTCGATCTATCGGCACAGGAGGTAAAATCGCTTCATCAGCCGTTCGAGGTGGCAGTAACGACGATCCTTGCTGCGACGGAGGCTTTACGTGCGCGTGTTTCGACTTGTTGTACTCCTACTCAGCGTTGTTCTCGCAAGAAGCACAGCGACCAGTGAACCTGTTGTCCTGAATGGGGATATCGCCTATGCATCCGATCAGGATGGCGACTTTGAGATTTATGTGATGGAGGCCGATGGATCAAATATCCGGCAACTGACATCGAATTCGGAAGACGACTCTGAGCCGATTTGGTCTCCAACGGGAGAAGAGATCCTATTCACTCGGGATGTCGGTACGCACACTGAAATCTTCAAGATGCTGCCGGATGGAACGAACCAGACCAGCTTAACACCGGATCTATTCAGTTATGATGGGCAGTGGTCACCTGACGGATTGAGAATAGCATTCACGGTAGTGACGGCTTCAGGCAGTCAGAATGTATATGTTATGGACGCCGATGGATCGAATAAAGTCAACCTCATAGATGACGACACAATCCGCGTAAACGCAGCTCCATTATGGTCAAATGATGGTAATCACGTCTACTTCATAACGGATAGAGAGTATCCTTATGGGTCTGCATTGGACCCAACAACTGTAGACTTATATCGTATGGAAGCAAGCGGCGCGAATCCTACCAAAATCTTTACTATGGGGATCTATTTCTCGGGAATGGATATTTCGCCCGTCGATCCGACGCTCCTCGTATACGGCAGCGCGAGACTAGGCGGCGCGATCTTCACAAGAAACCTGGCAAGTTCTCAAGAGAGCGTGCTGGTCAATGGCGTTGACGATTCGGGTGCATATCCTGCGTGGGCTCCTGATGGCAGCAAGCTCGTCTTCGCAAGAGGCGGGACTGCACTTGCAACCATGGACCCCTCCGGCGCAAACGTAGTCGATCTGCGCGTGTTCGATACCTCAGTACGAGTACGCAGTCCACACTGGCAGCCCATTGTCACTGAGCCAACGGATGCAGAAGCGCGACCATGCGGCAGGCACAGCCAACCGTAACACGTTATCGCTTGTGCGATCAGACGCCGTGGGTCGCATCGGATCGTCGAGTCGGTCAGAGCATGGCCTGTGGCATCCCGCTCTACTTATAGAAGTTGTACTCCCCGCCGGCGCGCTGGATCGCGTCGTAGTCCGCCCAGTGGATGATGCGCAGATGCTCGGACGCGTCCAGCCCCTTGCGCGCCACAATCGACCGGAACGCCGCGGCGATCTCGTCGGTCAGGCCGGACTGCTCGGCTTCCGTGCGCTGGCGCTCGGTCTGGAATACCAGCGTCACACCGCCCCGAAACCGATCCATCGAACTACGCCGCAGCTCTCTGTACCGCCCGTGCAGCTCGTCGGCGGCTTCGAACATCAGTGCGTTGATCCGCTTATCCTGTGTCATGTGGCCTTCCTCCGTCGTCCGGCGACTACGGCTGATTCGGCAGATCGACCACGCAGCGCCCGGCGCTGGCCTCGCAGGTGGCGATTACCTCGTTGTTCAGCTTCACGTCGAACGTGCCGTCCAGCCAGA of Candidatus Flexicrinis affinis contains these proteins:
- a CDS encoding serine hydrolase, whose translation is MTDVRYSRKLGIVCCALLCVALVFAGTPASAQNTDAETLARIDAHVERVMAMLDIRGVAVGIVQGDTVVHLKGYGRADEDGRAMTPQTPVVLASISKSFTGLAIQQLVEAGQLEIGTPVADILDWFPYPDIRVSHLLYQTGGFTTISGTSYLAGGRRDDGALEDTMRRVVVDYPPVREPGVQFEYSNTNYDLLGLIVQVVSGQPYEAYVQANIFTPLGMTSSYTSLEAAQAGGLSQGYTPVFDQMRPVDSVYSRGHIASAGLISSAEDMTRYHIALLNGGQYGDATVLSAEGVTALHTPGHMTDLWNGYGMGWWRYPFWAGVEDRGVYTVEYPYVLEHTGTANNYISYQYLVPARQLGIVVLVNSYDPTHESLYYNLPNGIAELLIGYAEAAALPAREDFLTQNGLVVMRVLLAIWVVMALLALRKIVLWWRDSSAKPRSALRRLAAIAIPALLDVGVLVLVLVILPPSADSTIDSILAYLPETPILLYGLIGLAAGWGAIRTLLYVALLVLNRQPQPVANIASR
- a CDS encoding PD40 domain-containing protein; this encodes MFRLVVLLLSVVLARSTATSEPVVLNGDIAYASDQDGDFEIYVMEADGSNIRQLTSNSEDDSEPIWSPTGEEILFTRDVGTHTEIFKMLPDGTNQTSLTPDLFSYDGQWSPDGLRIAFTVVTASGSQNVYVMDADGSNKVNLIDDDTIRVNAAPLWSNDGNHVYFITDREYPYGSALDPTTVDLYRMEASGANPTKIFTMGIYFSGMDISPVDPTLLVYGSARLGGAIFTRNLASSQESVLVNGVDDSGAYPAWAPDGSKLVFARGGTALATMDPSGANVVDLRVFDTSVRVRSPHWQPIVTEPTDAEARPCGRHSQP